In one Janibacter cremeus genomic region, the following are encoded:
- a CDS encoding helix-turn-helix domain-containing protein yields MSEIEQTVRTRLRGLRTAQSLSLDNLAARSHLSPSTISRIETGKRAISLDVLLPLARALRTDVEMLLAEDIDEDVVIRPAPTHEDGRTTWMLTKATGATAAMKVRLEPATTRPQQRVHPGHDWFFVLEGRIQLFLGERTVIVETGEAAEFETMTPHSFAAVGGPAEVIMIFDQGGHRVHRDD; encoded by the coding sequence ATGAGCGAGATCGAGCAGACCGTCCGCACCCGACTGCGCGGGCTGCGCACAGCGCAGTCCCTCTCCCTTGACAACCTCGCCGCTCGCTCCCACCTCAGCCCCTCGACGATCAGCCGCATCGAGACGGGCAAGCGGGCGATCAGCCTCGACGTGCTCCTCCCCCTGGCCCGCGCGTTGCGCACGGACGTGGAGATGCTGCTCGCCGAAGACATCGACGAGGACGTGGTCATCCGCCCGGCACCGACGCACGAGGACGGCCGCACGACGTGGATGCTCACCAAGGCCACGGGCGCGACGGCGGCGATGAAGGTCCGGCTCGAGCCGGCGACGACCAGGCCGCAGCAGCGCGTCCACCCGGGCCACGACTGGTTCTTCGTCCTCGAGGGACGGATCCAGCTCTTCCTCGGGGAGCGCACCGTCATCGTGGAGACGGGCGAGGCGGCCGAGTTCGAGACGATGACGCCGCACTCCTTCGCCGCAGTCGGCGGGCCGGCCGAGGTCATCATGATCTTCGACCAGGGCGGGCACCGAGTGCACCGCGACGACTAG
- a CDS encoding ArsR/SmtB family transcription factor: MTDDDLVFKALADPTRRLLLDALFEQDGRTQGELEEVVREHTEMTRFGVAKHLRLLEEANLVVSRKQGRSKRHFLNAVPIRAIHDRWIDKYTAARASALLDLKRALEDES; the protein is encoded by the coding sequence GTGACCGATGACGACCTCGTGTTCAAGGCGCTGGCGGATCCCACCCGCCGGCTGCTGCTGGACGCGCTCTTCGAGCAGGACGGGCGCACCCAGGGCGAGCTGGAGGAGGTCGTGCGCGAGCACACGGAGATGACGAGGTTCGGGGTGGCCAAGCACCTCCGGCTGCTCGAGGAAGCGAACCTCGTCGTCTCCCGCAAGCAGGGGCGGAGCAAGCGCCACTTCCTCAATGCCGTCCCCATCCGGGCGATCCACGACCGCTGGATCGACAAGTACACGGCGGCGCGGGCCTCCGCGCTGCTGGATCTCAAGAGAGCACTGGAGGACGAGTCATGA
- a CDS encoding SRPBCC domain-containing protein, translating to MSETQQAVQVHRIFINASPEKVWAAITTPEFSRLYGYTGDVSYELEPGGHYEHRASEEMRSMGMPEVVVTGEVLEADPPRRLVQTWAPVWIPDEEPGTVTWDIEATADGATRLTLTHDLTGRPQTAEQVAGNPDPMGAGGGGWPWVLSGIKSVLETGAPMESGVWERQASAS from the coding sequence ATGAGCGAGACGCAGCAGGCGGTGCAGGTCCACCGCATCTTCATCAACGCCAGCCCCGAGAAGGTCTGGGCGGCGATCACCACCCCGGAGTTCAGCCGGCTCTACGGGTACACCGGCGATGTCTCCTACGAGCTGGAGCCGGGTGGGCACTACGAGCACCGGGCGAGCGAGGAGATGCGGTCCATGGGCATGCCCGAGGTCGTCGTCACCGGTGAGGTCCTCGAGGCCGACCCGCCCCGGCGCCTCGTGCAGACCTGGGCCCCGGTGTGGATCCCGGACGAGGAGCCGGGCACCGTCACCTGGGACATCGAGGCCACCGCCGACGGGGCGACCCGCCTCACGCTGACCCACGACCTCACGGGCCGGCCGCAGACGGCCGAGCAGGTCGCCGGCAACCCCGACCCGATGGGCGCCGGTGGCGGCGGCTGGCCGTGGGTCCTCTCCGGCATCAAGTCGGTCCTCGAGACGGGGGCGCCCATGGAGTCGGGCGTGTGGGAGCGCCAGGCCTCCGCCTCCTGA
- a CDS encoding LrgB family protein, giving the protein MSATLEYLRTSPLTWIFVTLLAYRVGVWLRDRTRGHPLAQPVFIAAGLVMALVAAVDIDYGTYMEGGLLIHVLLGPATVALAVPLHRQAHHLKEMLVPLLVALPVGTVVSIGSAVLMVRALGGDRALELTVAPKSATTPVAIGIAEQIGGVPALVAVFTMLAGLLGAVLGPGLLDRLRIRDHRTRGLALGAVSHGVGTSRALHDHPTEGAFAGLSMGLTALLTSLLVPLVIALL; this is encoded by the coding sequence GTGAGCGCCACCCTGGAGTACCTGCGGACGTCGCCGCTGACGTGGATCTTCGTCACGTTGCTCGCCTACCGGGTCGGGGTGTGGTTGCGGGACCGCACGCGCGGTCACCCCCTGGCCCAGCCGGTCTTCATCGCCGCCGGTCTCGTCATGGCCCTGGTCGCCGCCGTCGACATCGACTACGGGACGTACATGGAGGGCGGGCTGCTCATCCACGTGCTGCTCGGGCCGGCCACCGTGGCGCTGGCGGTCCCGCTCCACCGCCAGGCGCACCACCTCAAGGAGATGCTCGTGCCGCTCCTGGTCGCACTGCCGGTCGGGACCGTCGTGTCCATCGGCTCCGCGGTGCTGATGGTCCGGGCGCTGGGTGGGGACCGGGCGCTCGAGCTCACCGTGGCCCCCAAGTCGGCGACGACACCGGTGGCGATCGGCATCGCCGAGCAGATCGGCGGCGTGCCGGCGCTCGTCGCGGTCTTCACGATGCTCGCCGGGCTGCTCGGTGCCGTCCTGGGCCCCGGCCTGCTCGACCGGCTGCGCATCCGGGACCACCGCACCCGGGGACTGGCGCTGGGCGCGGTCTCGCACGGGGTCGGTACGTCCCGGGCCCTGCACGACCACCCCACGGAGGGCGCCTTCGCCGGGCTGTCGATGGGGCTGACGGCCCTGCTGACCAGCCTCCTCGTCCCCCTGGTCATCGCCCTGCTCTGA
- a CDS encoding CidA/LrgA family protein, which translates to MINGALWLLGCQLVGEVVVRWLGLPVPGPVLGMVLLFGVLSVRRPGPGSGTLRVADGLLRHLQLLFVPVTVGIMVHAAAVREQWVPVTGGLVLSWAAGLVTVAGLVTLLVRRRGVAPGDAS; encoded by the coding sequence ATGATCAACGGCGCGCTGTGGTTGCTCGGCTGCCAGCTGGTGGGCGAGGTGGTGGTCCGCTGGCTCGGCCTGCCCGTCCCCGGTCCGGTGCTGGGCATGGTGCTGCTCTTCGGCGTGCTGTCGGTGCGCCGCCCGGGCCCGGGGTCGGGGACCCTGCGCGTGGCCGACGGCCTGCTGCGCCACCTGCAGCTGCTCTTCGTCCCGGTGACGGTCGGGATCATGGTGCACGCGGCGGCCGTCCGGGAGCAGTGGGTGCCGGTCACCGGCGGACTGGTCCTCTCCTGGGCCGCCGGGCTGGTGACCGTGGCCGGCCTGGTGACACTGCTGGTGCGCCGGCGCGGCGTCGCTCCCGGGGACGCCTCGTGA
- the ileS gene encoding isoleucine--tRNA ligase: MTYPKVSTTDATTVASSPSFPDIEQHVLRYWEADGTFQASIDQRDPGTDGANEFVFYDGPPFANGLPHYGHLLTGYVKDVIPRYQTMRGKRVERRFGWDTHGLPAELEAMRQLGLKTTDEIRELGIEKFNEACRESVLKYTGEWRDYVTRQARWVDFDNDYRTLNPGFMESVIWAFKSMYDKGLVYEGFRVLPYCWQDETPLSNHELRMDDEVYQQRQDPSVTVGLRMDTTGEDPVLDGAHLLVWTTTPWTLPSHLAVMVGSEIDYVVVEAPVPGLEEESARYLLAEARLGAYARELGDEPTVLGRYTGAQLVGRTYTPPMSYYAGHENAFRVVAADDAVTTTDGSGLVHTAGAFGEVDKEVTDREGIEAVMPVAKDGTFTAPVTDYAGLLVFDANGPIIDALKATTRGQQTDSVTPGTILLRRESYEHAYPHCWRCRQPLIYKGVESWFVEVTAIKDRMLANNEQITWTPEHVKHGQFGRWLENARDWSITRNRFWGSPVPVWKSDDPAFPRIDVYGSFEEIERDFGRLPVDADGRPDLHRPFVDDLTRPNPDDPSGRSTMRRVEDVLDVWFDSGSMSYAQVHYPFENAEWFEHHFPGDFIVEYIGQTRGWFYTLHVLATALFDRPAFSSCISHGIVLGNDGQKMSKSLRNYPDVSEVFDRDGADAMRWFLMSSPILRGGNLVVTEQGIREGVRQVLIPLWNSYSFFSLYANALGGSEGTGYEATWSTDSTDPLDRYLLAKLREFVEETTTRLDEYDIAGACDTTRSFTDVLTNWYIRRSRERFWATGEAGESALADAQRACDTLYTALEVLTRVAAPLLPLTAEEIWRGLTGERSVHLADWPDADLLPADHDLVVAMDTARAVCSSASALRKANKLRNRLPLRDLTVVVPDAAALADFGAIIADEVNVRQVSLLDIADPAAEQFGVSRKLAVNARAAGPRLGKQVQMAIKGSKSGDWSVAEDGTVTSGGIELVEGEYTLETVAADDEGSQRATAMLPGSVGGFIVLDTEVTEELAAEGLARDVIRAVQQARRDAGLEVSDRISLTITGSQPVWEAVATHQNLVVEETLASQFGSAPTLEALPLGDGVAEADLSGSERVRIKVSRL; this comes from the coding sequence ATGACCTACCCCAAGGTCTCCACCACCGACGCGACCACCGTCGCCTCTTCCCCCTCCTTCCCGGACATCGAGCAGCACGTGCTGCGCTACTGGGAGGCCGACGGCACCTTCCAGGCCTCGATCGACCAGCGCGACCCCGGCACGGACGGGGCGAACGAGTTCGTCTTCTACGACGGACCCCCCTTCGCCAACGGCCTGCCTCACTACGGCCACCTGCTCACCGGCTACGTCAAGGACGTCATCCCGCGCTACCAGACGATGCGCGGCAAGCGCGTCGAGCGCCGCTTCGGGTGGGACACCCACGGCCTGCCGGCCGAGCTCGAGGCGATGCGCCAGCTCGGCCTGAAGACCACGGACGAGATCCGCGAGCTCGGGATCGAGAAGTTCAACGAGGCCTGCCGCGAGTCGGTGCTGAAGTACACGGGGGAGTGGCGCGACTACGTCACCCGGCAGGCGCGCTGGGTCGACTTCGACAACGACTACCGCACGCTCAACCCCGGCTTCATGGAGTCGGTGATCTGGGCCTTCAAGTCTATGTACGACAAGGGCCTGGTCTACGAGGGCTTCCGCGTGCTGCCGTACTGCTGGCAGGACGAGACCCCGCTGTCCAACCACGAGCTGCGCATGGACGACGAGGTCTACCAGCAGCGCCAGGACCCGTCGGTCACCGTCGGCCTGCGGATGGACACCACCGGCGAGGACCCCGTGCTCGACGGTGCCCACCTCCTGGTGTGGACGACGACCCCGTGGACCCTGCCGAGCCACCTGGCCGTCATGGTCGGCTCCGAGATCGACTACGTCGTCGTCGAGGCCCCGGTGCCGGGCCTCGAGGAGGAGTCCGCGCGCTACCTGCTCGCCGAGGCCCGGCTGGGCGCCTACGCCCGCGAGCTCGGTGACGAGCCGACGGTCCTCGGCCGCTACACCGGTGCCCAGCTCGTCGGGCGCACCTACACCCCGCCGATGTCGTACTACGCCGGCCACGAGAACGCCTTCCGCGTCGTCGCCGCCGACGACGCCGTGACGACCACCGACGGCTCCGGCCTGGTCCACACCGCCGGTGCCTTCGGTGAGGTCGACAAGGAGGTCACCGACCGCGAGGGCATCGAGGCGGTCATGCCGGTGGCCAAGGACGGGACCTTCACCGCGCCCGTCACCGACTACGCCGGCCTGCTCGTCTTCGACGCCAACGGCCCGATCATCGACGCGCTCAAGGCGACCACCCGCGGGCAGCAGACCGACTCGGTCACCCCCGGGACCATCCTGCTGCGCCGCGAGTCCTACGAGCACGCCTACCCGCACTGCTGGCGCTGCCGCCAGCCGCTGATCTACAAGGGCGTCGAGTCCTGGTTCGTCGAGGTCACGGCGATCAAGGACAGGATGCTCGCCAACAACGAGCAGATCACCTGGACGCCCGAGCACGTCAAGCACGGCCAGTTCGGCAGGTGGCTGGAGAACGCCCGCGACTGGTCGATCACCCGCAACCGCTTCTGGGGCAGCCCCGTCCCGGTGTGGAAGTCCGACGACCCCGCCTTCCCGCGGATCGACGTCTACGGCTCCTTCGAGGAGATCGAGCGAGACTTCGGCCGCCTGCCGGTCGACGCGGACGGTCGGCCGGACCTGCACCGGCCCTTCGTGGACGACCTGACCCGTCCCAACCCGGACGACCCGAGTGGCCGGAGCACGATGCGCCGCGTCGAGGACGTGCTCGACGTGTGGTTCGACTCCGGGTCGATGAGCTACGCGCAGGTGCACTACCCGTTCGAGAACGCCGAGTGGTTCGAGCACCACTTCCCGGGTGACTTCATCGTGGAGTACATCGGCCAGACGCGCGGCTGGTTCTACACGCTGCACGTCCTGGCGACCGCGCTCTTCGACCGGCCGGCCTTCTCCTCGTGCATCAGCCACGGGATCGTCCTGGGCAACGACGGGCAGAAGATGTCGAAGTCGCTGCGCAACTACCCGGACGTCTCCGAGGTCTTCGACCGTGACGGTGCCGACGCGATGCGCTGGTTCCTCATGTCGAGCCCGATCCTGCGCGGCGGCAACCTCGTCGTCACCGAGCAGGGGATCCGCGAGGGCGTGCGTCAGGTCCTCATCCCGCTGTGGAACAGCTACTCGTTCTTCTCCCTCTACGCCAATGCCCTGGGCGGTTCCGAGGGAACCGGCTACGAGGCGACGTGGTCGACCGACTCCACCGACCCGCTGGACCGCTACCTGCTGGCCAAGCTGCGCGAGTTCGTCGAGGAGACGACCACGCGCCTGGACGAGTACGACATCGCCGGTGCCTGCGACACGACCCGGTCCTTCACCGACGTGCTGACCAACTGGTACATCCGGCGCAGCCGCGAGCGGTTCTGGGCCACCGGGGAGGCAGGTGAGAGCGCCCTCGCCGACGCGCAGCGCGCCTGCGACACCCTCTACACCGCCCTCGAGGTCCTCACCCGGGTGGCCGCCCCCCTTCTCCCGCTGACGGCCGAGGAGATCTGGCGCGGCCTGACGGGGGAGCGCTCGGTCCACCTGGCCGACTGGCCGGACGCCGACCTGCTGCCGGCCGACCACGACCTCGTCGTGGCGATGGACACCGCCCGCGCGGTCTGCTCCTCGGCCAGCGCGCTGCGCAAGGCCAACAAGCTGCGCAACCGCCTGCCCCTGCGCGACCTCACCGTCGTCGTCCCGGACGCCGCGGCGCTCGCCGACTTCGGCGCGATCATCGCCGACGAGGTCAACGTCCGTCAGGTGAGCCTGCTCGACATCGCCGACCCGGCCGCCGAGCAGTTCGGCGTGAGCCGGAAGCTGGCCGTCAACGCGCGCGCCGCCGGTCCGCGCCTGGGCAAGCAGGTCCAGATGGCCATCAAGGGCTCGAAGTCGGGGGACTGGTCCGTGGCCGAGGACGGCACCGTCACCTCCGGCGGGATCGAGCTGGTCGAGGGCGAGTACACGCTCGAGACCGTCGCGGCCGATGACGAAGGGAGCCAGCGCGCCACCGCGATGCTCCCCGGCTCCGTGGGTGGTTTCATCGTCCTCGACACCGAGGTCACCGAGGAGCTGGCCGCCGAGGGCCTGGCCCGCGACGTCATCCGCGCGGTCCAGCAGGCCCGCCGCGACGCCGGGCTGGAGGTCTCGGACCGGATCAGCCTGACCATCACCGGCAGCCAGCCGGTCTGGGAGGCGGTCGCCACCCACCAGAACCTCGTCGTCGAGGAGACGCTCGCGAGCCAGTTCGGCTCCGCGCCGACCCTCGAGGCGCTGCCCCTGGGCGACGGTGTCGCCGAGGCCGACCTGTCCGGCAGCGAGCGGGTGCGGATCAAGGTGAGCAGGCTCTGA
- a CDS encoding prenyltransferase/squalene oxidase repeat-containing protein: protein MRSVSTLALTASLGAVGLALAPAASAATPDDSVRYLADRLADGDDRLLVEAGGQSYADHGLTIDAVLGMSAAGTGGDAAAAATDWVVANSGAYIGSGEEAYSAATAKLLTFAGARGLDPRDVAGVDLVARLQSLEQGNGQFADQSEYGDYSNTLGQSFALIGLERAGVNPSTASVDFLLAQQCDDGGFRLNFDEPDTSQDDACVSDPDATSTAVQALDVVGGHDATVQDAADYLVSRQGADGGVAGGRTTEGVNANSAGLAAVAFRLAGREDARGRALQYLESVTFGCETPALAGGIAYNRADFDAATAQGADAQPDGTITRTTAQAILGQTDESYATVSASGQSAATPTLECATAEPSDDGTTGPTGPTDEATGDPADGTTEPTDDATAGPTTPTDGGTTAPEPERPEVVQTDGATTGTPDLLLALGAGGLTAALVVVARRRTAPQQR, encoded by the coding sequence ATGCGTTCCGTCTCCACCCTCGCCCTCACCGCGTCCCTCGGTGCCGTGGGCCTGGCCCTGGCTCCTGCTGCGTCCGCCGCCACCCCGGACGACTCCGTGCGCTACCTCGCCGACCGGCTCGCCGACGGCGACGACCGCCTGCTCGTCGAGGCCGGCGGGCAGAGCTACGCCGACCACGGCCTGACCATCGACGCCGTCCTCGGCATGAGCGCTGCGGGGACCGGTGGTGACGCGGCCGCAGCAGCCACCGACTGGGTCGTCGCCAACTCGGGCGCCTACATCGGCTCCGGCGAGGAGGCGTACTCGGCGGCGACCGCCAAGCTGCTGACCTTCGCCGGCGCCCGGGGCCTCGACCCCCGGGACGTCGCCGGGGTCGACCTCGTCGCGCGGCTGCAGTCGCTCGAGCAGGGCAACGGCCAGTTCGCCGACCAGTCGGAGTACGGCGACTACTCCAACACCCTGGGCCAGTCCTTCGCCCTCATCGGACTCGAGCGCGCCGGCGTCAACCCCTCCACCGCCTCCGTGGACTTCCTGCTCGCGCAGCAGTGCGACGACGGTGGCTTCCGGCTGAACTTCGACGAGCCCGACACGAGCCAGGACGACGCGTGCGTCTCCGACCCCGATGCCACGTCGACCGCCGTGCAGGCACTCGACGTCGTCGGCGGGCACGACGCGACCGTCCAGGACGCCGCCGACTACCTCGTCAGCCGCCAGGGCGCCGACGGTGGCGTCGCGGGCGGCCGGACCACCGAGGGCGTCAACGCCAACAGCGCCGGTCTGGCCGCCGTCGCCTTCCGTCTCGCCGGGCGGGAGGACGCCCGCGGCCGGGCGCTGCAGTACCTCGAGTCCGTGACCTTCGGGTGCGAGACCCCCGCCCTGGCCGGTGGGATCGCCTACAACCGGGCCGACTTCGACGCCGCCACCGCCCAGGGAGCCGATGCCCAGCCGGACGGCACCATCACCCGCACCACCGCCCAGGCGATCCTGGGCCAGACCGACGAGTCCTATGCCACGGTCAGCGCCTCGGGTCAGTCGGCGGCCACGCCGACGCTCGAGTGCGCGACCGCCGAGCCAAGCGACGACGGCACGACCGGGCCGACCGGGCCGACCGACGAGGCAACGGGCGACCCCGCCGACGGCACGACCGAGCCGACCGACGACGCGACGGCCGGACCAACCACCCCGACCGACGGCGGCACCACCGCTCCCGAGCCGGAGCGCCCGGAGGTCGTGCAGACCGACGGTGCCACCACCGGCACGCCCGACCTCCTGCTCGCACTCGGTGCGGGCGGTCTGACCGCGGCCCTGGTCGTCGTCGCCCGACGTCGCACCGCCCCGCAGCAGCGCTGA
- a CDS encoding energy-coupling factor transporter transmembrane component T, translating to MLSSTPRAIHPGAWWLWAIGLAVAVSQTNNPLVLLIAASAVTFVVVSRRSDSPWARAFGLYAILGGFIIGLRIVLHVLVGLKWGEITVLPLPLIELPGWAAGINLLGDVRLEGLLAATFEGMRLATMILCIGAANALADPKRLLAALPGALQEIGTAIVVAISVAPQLAESVRRVHRARLLRGDGARGVTAFRRVAMPVLEDTLERSMALAASMDSRGYGRRNETSPARHRLTGALALGGLLAMTIGSYGLLDATSPGWLGLPLLLVGAVLGALGLASGSTAVTRTVYRPAPWRSAETTTAVCGLLAAVAAFASTALEPAALSMSLTPIAPPPLPWILTLGLLVATLPGLLTPPPPLGRRRDRTRRAGAGPVPHPETEGSRT from the coding sequence GTGCTCTCCTCGACGCCGCGAGCGATCCACCCGGGGGCCTGGTGGCTGTGGGCCATCGGGCTCGCCGTGGCGGTCTCGCAGACGAACAACCCGCTCGTGCTGCTCATCGCGGCCAGCGCGGTGACCTTCGTCGTCGTCTCCCGCCGCAGCGACTCGCCGTGGGCGCGCGCCTTCGGGCTCTACGCGATCCTCGGCGGATTCATCATCGGGCTGCGGATCGTGCTGCACGTGCTCGTCGGCCTGAAGTGGGGGGAGATCACCGTCCTGCCGCTGCCGCTCATCGAGCTGCCCGGCTGGGCCGCCGGGATCAACCTGCTCGGTGACGTGCGGCTCGAGGGGCTCCTCGCGGCGACCTTCGAGGGCATGCGCCTGGCGACGATGATCCTGTGCATCGGTGCGGCGAACGCCCTGGCCGACCCCAAGCGGCTGCTCGCCGCCCTGCCCGGCGCGCTGCAGGAGATCGGCACCGCGATCGTCGTGGCGATCAGCGTCGCGCCGCAGCTGGCCGAGTCCGTGCGCCGTGTCCACCGGGCCCGGTTGCTGCGCGGGGACGGTGCGCGGGGGGTCACGGCCTTCCGCCGGGTGGCCATGCCGGTCCTGGAGGACACCCTCGAGCGGTCCATGGCCCTCGCGGCCTCGATGGACTCGCGCGGGTACGGACGGCGCAACGAGACCTCCCCCGCACGCCACCGGCTCACCGGGGCGCTCGCCCTCGGCGGTCTGCTCGCCATGACCATCGGCAGCTACGGCCTGCTCGACGCGACGAGTCCCGGGTGGCTCGGTCTGCCCCTCCTACTGGTCGGGGCGGTCCTGGGCGCCCTCGGTCTGGCCAGTGGGTCCACCGCGGTGACGCGCACCGTCTACCGACCGGCCCCGTGGCGCAGCGCGGAGACCACCACCGCCGTGTGCGGTCTCCTCGCCGCGGTCGCGGCCTTCGCCAGCACGGCCCTCGAGCCGGCCGCGCTGAGCATGTCACTCACCCCGATCGCTCCGCCGCCGCTACCGTGGATCCTCACCCTCGGCCTGCTCGTCGCGACGCTGCCCGGTCTCCTCACACCGCCGCCACCGCTGGGCCGCCGGCGTGACCGCACCCGACGCGCCGGCGCCGGCCCGGTCCCCCACCCCGAGACCGAAGGGAGCCGGACATGA
- a CDS encoding ABC transporter ATP-binding protein, which translates to MSWAPEPAIVFEDVTLTYDGSGTPALSHVDLTVDEGELVLVVGRTGSGKSTLLGAINGLVPHFTGGHLQGRVLVAGRDTRTHLPRDLADVVGVVGQDPLAGFVTETVEAELAYGMEQLGLPPATMRRRVEEALDVMDVADLRDAPLRDLSGGQQQRVAIGAVLTQHPRVIVLDEPTSALDPTAAEDVLAAISRLVHDLSTTVVVAEHRIERVIHHADSVIHVADGRVEHGPPAHMMTTSSVAPPVVELGRWAGWSPLPLSVRDARRAARPLRGQLTQAPAPATPPVRPGGLEAKGVTVRHGRLVAVDDVDLTLHPGTVTAVMGRNGAGKSSLLWALQGSGTRTAGSVVVDGVDPGELKPAARRSVVGLVPQTPGDLLYLETVGAECARADADAGRDPGSCAVLLEEIAPGIPSGMHPRDLSEGQRLSLVLAVQLTADPPVLLLDEPTRGLDYSAKRALGRALRALVARGRTVVLSTHDVEFVAEAADRVVIMADGEVIADGPTAEVVVSSPAFAPQVAKVLAPVPLLTVAGVRESVAAAQEASP; encoded by the coding sequence ATGAGCTGGGCACCCGAGCCCGCCATCGTCTTCGAGGACGTGACGCTCACCTACGACGGCAGCGGGACCCCGGCGCTCTCCCACGTCGACCTGACCGTCGACGAGGGCGAGCTCGTCCTCGTCGTCGGGCGCACCGGCTCGGGCAAGTCGACGCTCCTCGGCGCGATCAACGGGCTCGTCCCCCACTTCACCGGCGGCCACCTGCAGGGGCGCGTGCTCGTCGCCGGCCGGGACACCCGCACCCACCTGCCCCGCGACCTCGCCGACGTCGTCGGTGTCGTCGGGCAGGACCCGCTCGCCGGCTTCGTCACCGAGACGGTCGAGGCCGAGCTCGCGTACGGGATGGAGCAGCTCGGTCTGCCCCCGGCGACCATGCGGCGCCGCGTCGAGGAGGCCCTGGACGTCATGGACGTCGCCGACCTGCGCGACGCCCCGCTGCGCGACCTCTCCGGCGGGCAGCAGCAGCGCGTGGCCATCGGCGCCGTGCTCACGCAGCACCCCAGGGTCATCGTCCTCGACGAGCCGACCTCCGCGCTGGACCCGACCGCCGCCGAGGACGTCCTCGCCGCGATCTCCCGGCTCGTGCACGACCTGTCGACGACCGTGGTCGTCGCCGAGCACCGCATCGAGCGGGTCATCCACCATGCCGACTCGGTCATCCACGTCGCCGACGGCCGTGTCGAGCACGGTCCGCCCGCGCACATGATGACCACCTCCTCCGTCGCCCCGCCCGTCGTCGAGCTCGGCCGGTGGGCCGGGTGGTCCCCGCTGCCGCTGTCGGTGCGCGATGCGCGCCGGGCGGCCCGCCCCCTTCGCGGGCAGCTGACGCAGGCACCGGCCCCCGCCACTCCCCCGGTGCGGCCCGGCGGGCTCGAGGCGAAGGGGGTGACCGTGCGCCACGGCCGGCTGGTCGCCGTCGACGACGTCGACCTGACGCTGCACCCCGGCACGGTCACGGCCGTGATGGGCCGCAACGGCGCCGGCAAGTCCTCGCTGCTGTGGGCACTGCAGGGGTCGGGCACGCGGACCGCGGGGAGCGTCGTGGTCGACGGCGTCGACCCGGGCGAGCTGAAGCCGGCTGCCCGACGATCCGTGGTGGGCCTCGTACCGCAGACCCCGGGTGACCTGCTCTACCTCGAGACGGTGGGCGCGGAGTGCGCCCGTGCCGATGCGGATGCCGGCCGCGACCCGGGCAGCTGCGCGGTGCTGCTGGAGGAGATCGCCCCCGGCATCCCGTCCGGGATGCACCCGCGTGACCTGTCCGAGGGCCAACGCCTCTCGCTCGTCCTCGCCGTCCAGCTGACCGCCGACCCGCCGGTGCTCCTGCTCGACGAGCCCACCCGGGGTCTGGACTACTCCGCCAAGCGCGCCCTGGGCCGCGCACTGCGCGCCCTGGTCGCCCGCGGGCGCACCGTCGTGCTGTCCACACACGACGTCGAGTTCGTCGCCGAGGCGGCCGACCGGGTCGTCATCATGGCCGACGGGGAGGTCATCGCCGACGGCCCGACGGCCGAGGTGGTCGTCTCCTCGCCCGCCTTCGCGCCGCAGGTGGCCAAGGTGCTCGCGCCCGTGCCCCTGCTCACCGTGGCCGGCGTGCGCGAGTCGGTCGCCGCCGCGCAGGAGGCGTCCCCGTGA
- a CDS encoding ECF transporter S component: protein MRHTALALRPRAVAAIALTSIAGAFAFLWPLLISPDTGLSHSGDAPLVFAAILVGVLAVVLAEVSDGGLDTKAVAMLGVLSAVGAALRPLGAGSAGLETVFFLLILAGRVFGPGFGFVLGATTLASSALITAGVGPWLPFQMLAAAWVGLGAGLLPRAKGAAEIVLLCGYGAVTGLLYGAALNFSFWPFTVQGEESLSFVAGAPVTENLTRFLAFSLATSLGWDIGRALTNVALIALTGRPVLGALRRAARRASFAAA from the coding sequence GTGAGGCACACCGCGCTCGCGCTGCGTCCCCGGGCCGTCGCCGCGATCGCCCTGACGAGCATCGCCGGCGCGTTCGCCTTCCTCTGGCCGCTGCTCATCTCCCCCGACACCGGCCTGTCCCACTCCGGGGACGCCCCGCTCGTCTTCGCCGCGATCCTCGTCGGCGTGCTCGCGGTCGTCCTCGCCGAGGTCAGCGACGGTGGCCTGGACACCAAGGCCGTGGCCATGCTCGGGGTGCTGTCCGCGGTCGGCGCCGCGCTGCGTCCGCTCGGGGCGGGCTCGGCCGGGCTGGAGACGGTCTTCTTCCTGCTCATCCTCGCCGGGCGCGTCTTCGGTCCCGGCTTCGGCTTCGTCCTCGGCGCGACGACACTCGCCTCGAGCGCCCTCATCACCGCCGGCGTCGGCCCGTGGCTGCCCTTCCAGATGCTCGCCGCCGCCTGGGTCGGTCTCGGCGCCGGTCTGCTGCCACGGGCGAAGGGGGCGGCGGAGATCGTCCTGCTCTGCGGCTACGGCGCGGTGACCGGCCTGCTCTACGGTGCCGCCCTGAACTTCTCCTTCTGGCCGTTCACGGTGCAGGGCGAGGAGTCGCTGTCCTTCGTCGCAGGTGCGCCGGTCACCGAGAACCTCACCCGTTTCCTGGCCTTCTCCCTCGCGACCTCCCTCGGCTGGGACATCGGCCGGGCCCTGACCAACGTCGCGCTCATCGCGCTGACCGGGCGCCCGGTCCTCGGCGCGCTGCGGCGGGCCGCCCGTCGGGCCTCGTTCGCCGCGGCCTGA